In a genomic window of Streptomyces sp. SJL17-4:
- the sufD gene encoding Fe-S cluster assembly protein SufD has protein sequence MAEAQNIPAGSTTAGSIAVAAESTVATRMSAPPSFDVADFPVPHGREEEWRFTPLARLRGLHDGTAVASGEGVKVEIEAPEGVTVETVGREDERLGKAGTPVDRVAAQAYSSFEKASVVTVAKEAVLDEPIRITVHGEGGVAFGHQVIELGAFAEAVVVLDHSGDAVLAANVDYVLGDGAKLTVVSVQDWDEKAVHVAQHNALVGRDASFKSVIVTFGGDVVRIHPRVSYAAPGGEAELFGLYFTDAGQHQEHRLLVDHNTPHCKSNVAYKGALQGQDAHAVWIGDVLIQAAAEGTDTYELNRNLVLTDGARVDSVPNLEIETGEIAGAGHASATGRFDDEQLFYLMSRGIPQAEARRLVVRGFFAELVQQIGLPDVEERLIAKIEAELEASV, from the coding sequence ATGGCTGAGGCTCAGAACATCCCCGCGGGCTCCACCACCGCGGGCTCGATCGCGGTGGCCGCCGAGTCCACCGTCGCCACGCGCATGAGCGCGCCCCCGTCCTTCGACGTCGCGGACTTCCCCGTCCCGCACGGCCGCGAGGAGGAGTGGCGGTTCACCCCGCTCGCCCGCCTCCGTGGCCTCCACGACGGCACCGCCGTCGCCTCCGGCGAGGGCGTCAAGGTCGAGATCGAGGCCCCCGAGGGCGTCACCGTGGAGACCGTCGGCCGCGAGGACGAGCGCCTCGGCAAGGCCGGCACGCCCGTCGACCGGGTCGCCGCGCAGGCGTACTCCTCCTTCGAGAAGGCCTCGGTCGTCACCGTCGCCAAGGAGGCCGTCCTCGACGAGCCGATCCGCATCACCGTGCACGGTGAGGGCGGTGTCGCCTTCGGCCACCAGGTCATCGAGCTCGGCGCCTTCGCCGAGGCCGTCGTGGTCCTCGACCACTCCGGCGACGCGGTGCTCGCCGCCAACGTCGACTACGTCCTCGGTGACGGCGCCAAGCTGACCGTCGTCTCCGTCCAGGACTGGGACGAGAAGGCCGTCCACGTCGCCCAGCACAACGCCCTGGTCGGCCGCGACGCCTCCTTCAAGTCCGTCATCGTCACCTTCGGCGGCGACGTGGTCCGCATCCACCCGCGGGTCTCCTACGCGGCGCCCGGCGGCGAGGCCGAGCTGTTCGGTCTGTACTTCACCGACGCCGGCCAGCACCAGGAGCACCGCCTCCTGGTCGACCACAACACCCCGCACTGCAAGTCCAACGTGGCCTACAAGGGCGCGCTGCAGGGCCAGGACGCGCACGCCGTCTGGATCGGCGACGTGCTCATCCAGGCCGCGGCCGAGGGCACGGACACGTACGAGCTCAACCGGAACCTGGTCCTCACGGACGGCGCCCGGGTCGACTCCGTACCGAACCTGGAGATCGAGACCGGCGAGATCGCCGGCGCCGGTCACGCCTCGGCCACCGGTCGTTTCGACGACGAGCAGCTCTTCTACCTGATGTCCCGCGGTATCCCGCAGGCCGAGGCCCGCCGCCTCGTCGTCCGCGGCTTCTTCGCGGAGCTCGTCCAGCAGATCGGTCTGCCGGACGTCGAGGAGCGCCTCATCGCCAAGATCGAGGCCGAGCTGGAGGCCTCCGTCTGA
- a CDS encoding COX15/CtaA family protein, which translates to MGPVLTPLASIARRWTPSPRTLRRAALSAVVMSVLIIVTGGAVRLTGSGLGCDTWPKCTDDSLIVTPEQGYRGVIEFGNRMLTYVLSAAVGWAIIAARSTKPWRRGLTRLGWAQFWIVMSNAVLGGITVWMGLNPWTVAGHFLAANALLTVAVVTWHRTGEGDTEPRPRVPRPVRKLSWAITITAGLLIVLGTAVTGAGKHAGDSSDVPRMPWDWTNAAHLHAIAAWVVCALALAMWLVLRVVDAPVDTRARARDLLIVLLAQGGIGYVQYFTGVPELLVAVHMLGSSLMWIAVLRLALSMRERPVPTADIPAQADAELAKA; encoded by the coding sequence ATGGGGCCCGTGCTGACCCCCCTCGCCTCCATCGCCAGGCGCTGGACCCCGTCCCCCAGGACGCTCCGGCGCGCCGCGCTCTCCGCCGTCGTGATGAGCGTGCTCATCATCGTCACCGGTGGCGCGGTCCGACTGACCGGTTCCGGTCTGGGCTGCGACACCTGGCCGAAGTGCACCGACGACAGCCTGATCGTGACGCCCGAGCAGGGCTACCGCGGCGTGATCGAGTTCGGCAACCGGATGCTGACCTACGTCCTGTCGGCCGCGGTCGGCTGGGCGATCATCGCCGCCCGGTCCACCAAGCCGTGGCGTCGCGGGCTCACCCGGCTCGGCTGGGCCCAGTTCTGGATCGTGATGAGCAACGCCGTCCTCGGTGGCATCACGGTGTGGATGGGCCTCAACCCGTGGACGGTCGCCGGCCACTTCCTCGCCGCGAACGCGCTGCTCACCGTCGCGGTCGTCACCTGGCACCGCACCGGCGAGGGCGACACCGAGCCCCGCCCCCGCGTGCCCCGCCCGGTCCGCAAGCTGTCCTGGGCGATCACGATCACCGCGGGCCTGCTGATCGTGCTCGGTACGGCGGTGACCGGCGCCGGCAAGCACGCCGGTGACAGCAGCGACGTGCCGCGCATGCCCTGGGACTGGACGAACGCCGCGCACCTCCACGCCATCGCCGCCTGGGTCGTCTGCGCCCTGGCGCTCGCGATGTGGCTGGTCCTGCGTGTGGTGGACGCCCCGGTCGACACCCGGGCCCGCGCCCGCGACCTGCTGATCGTGCTGCTCGCGCAGGGCGGCATCGGCTACGTGCAGTACTTCACCGGGGTCCCCGAGCTCCTGGTCGCCGTCCACATGCTCGGCTCGTCCCTGATGTGGATCGCGGTCCTGCGGCTGGCCCTGAGCATGCGCGAGCGCCCGGTCCCCACGGCCGACATCCCGGCCCAGGCCGACGCCGAACTGGCGAAGGCCTGA
- a CDS encoding amidohydrolase family protein — MIDTPSLVDQYCHGVLRTELGLGTFEAHLGAQLGGSGALPAAGTTFFDTQTGFAVRRWCPPLLGLEAHCPPARYLARRRELGVAETGRRLLRASGIATYLVDTGLPEDLTGPAELGATGAAEAHEIVRLEPLAEQVADTSGTVEAFLANLAEAVHGAAVHAVAFASVAGVRQGLTYTPEPPGPGEVRGAAGRWLAGRPAGGPLTDPVLLRHLLWIAVTAGRPLQLHTGDRDPAPLAGFAAATAGLGTDLVLLHSYPYHRAAAHLTGVHPHVYADLGPVLAHTGARAAAVLAEVLERAPFGKLLFSSGAHGLPELHVVAANVFRTALTRVLGEWVMDGAWSRTDAQRVAALIAAGNARRVYRLAGSR, encoded by the coding sequence ATGATCGACACGCCGAGCCTGGTGGACCAGTACTGCCACGGGGTGCTCCGTACGGAGCTCGGCCTCGGCACCTTCGAGGCCCACCTCGGCGCCCAGCTCGGCGGGAGCGGCGCGCTGCCCGCAGCGGGCACCACGTTCTTCGACACCCAGACCGGCTTCGCCGTGCGCCGCTGGTGCCCGCCGCTGCTCGGTCTCGAAGCGCACTGCCCGCCCGCCCGGTATCTCGCGCGCCGCCGCGAACTGGGCGTCGCCGAGACGGGCCGGCGGCTGCTGCGCGCCTCCGGGATCGCCACGTACCTCGTCGACACCGGGCTCCCGGAGGACCTCACGGGACCGGCCGAGCTCGGCGCCACCGGGGCCGCCGAGGCCCATGAGATCGTCCGCCTCGAACCCCTCGCCGAGCAGGTCGCCGACACCTCGGGGACCGTCGAGGCCTTCCTCGCCAACCTCGCCGAGGCCGTCCACGGGGCCGCCGTCCACGCCGTGGCCTTCGCCTCCGTGGCGGGGGTGCGCCAGGGACTCACGTACACGCCCGAACCGCCGGGACCCGGAGAGGTACGCGGGGCCGCGGGGCGCTGGCTCGCCGGACGCCCGGCGGGCGGCCCGCTCACCGACCCCGTCCTGCTGCGCCATCTGCTCTGGATCGCGGTCACCGCCGGACGGCCCCTGCAACTGCACACCGGGGACCGGGACCCGGCCCCGCTCGCCGGATTCGCCGCCGCCACCGCGGGGCTCGGCACCGACCTGGTGCTGCTCCACTCCTACCCGTACCACCGCGCCGCCGCGCACCTGACCGGTGTGCACCCGCACGTGTACGCGGACCTGGGTCCCGTTCTCGCGCACACCGGGGCGCGGGCGGCGGCCGTCCTCGCCGAGGTCCTGGAGCGGGCGCCGTTCGGAAAGCTGCTGTTCTCCAGCGGAGCCCACGGACTGCCCGAGCTCCATGTGGTCGCCGCGAACGTCTTCCGCACCGCCCTCACCCGGGTGCTCGGCGAATGGGTCATGGACGGCGCCTGGTCCCGTACGGACGCCCAGCGTGTCGCCGCCCTGATCGCGGCGGGAAACGCACGACGGGTCTACCGGCTCGCGGGGAGCCGGTAG
- the sufB gene encoding Fe-S cluster assembly protein SufB has product MTTEISHPELEGLGRYEYGWADSDAAGATAKRGLNEDVVRDISSKKNEPEWMLKLRLKGLRLFDKKPMPTWGSDLSGIDFDNIKYFVRSTEKQAESWEDLPEDIKNTYDKLGIPEAEKQRLVAGVAAQYESEVVYHQIREDLEEQGVIFVDTDTALKEHEELFKEYFGTVIPVGDNKFASLNTSVWSGGSFIYVPKGVHVEIPLQAYFRINTENMGQFERTLIIVDEDAYVHYVEGCTAPIYSSDSLHSAVVEIIVKKGGRCRYTTIQNWSNNVYNLVTKRAVAYEGATMEWVDGNIGSKVTMKYPAVYLMGEHAKGETLSIAFAGEGQHQDAGAKMVHMAPNTSSNIVSKSVARGGGRTSYRGLIEIGEGAPGAKSNVLCDALLVDTISRSDTYPYVDVREDDVSMGHEATVSKVSEDQLFYLMSRGLTEFEAMAMIVRGFVEPIAKELPMEYALELNRLIELQMEGSVG; this is encoded by the coding sequence ATGACCACCGAGATCAGCCACCCCGAGCTCGAGGGCCTGGGTCGGTACGAGTACGGCTGGGCCGACTCCGACGCCGCCGGTGCCACCGCCAAGCGCGGTCTGAACGAGGACGTCGTCCGCGACATCTCCTCGAAGAAGAACGAGCCCGAGTGGATGCTGAAGCTGCGTCTCAAGGGTCTGCGGCTCTTCGACAAGAAGCCCATGCCGACCTGGGGCTCCGACCTCTCCGGCATCGACTTCGACAACATCAAGTACTTCGTGCGGTCCACCGAGAAGCAGGCCGAGTCCTGGGAGGACCTGCCGGAGGACATCAAGAACACGTACGACAAGCTCGGCATCCCCGAGGCGGAGAAGCAGCGCCTCGTCGCCGGTGTCGCCGCCCAGTACGAGTCCGAGGTCGTCTACCACCAGATCCGCGAGGACCTGGAGGAGCAGGGCGTCATCTTCGTCGACACCGACACCGCGCTGAAGGAGCACGAGGAGCTCTTCAAGGAGTACTTCGGCACCGTCATCCCGGTCGGCGACAACAAGTTCGCCTCGCTGAACACCTCCGTCTGGTCCGGCGGATCGTTCATCTACGTGCCGAAGGGCGTGCACGTCGAGATCCCGCTCCAGGCCTACTTCCGTATCAACACGGAGAACATGGGCCAGTTCGAGCGGACGCTGATCATCGTCGACGAGGACGCCTACGTCCACTACGTCGAGGGCTGCACCGCCCCGATCTACTCCTCGGACTCGCTGCACAGCGCCGTGGTCGAGATCATCGTGAAGAAGGGCGGCCGCTGCCGCTACACGACCATCCAGAACTGGTCGAACAACGTCTACAACCTGGTGACCAAGCGCGCCGTCGCCTACGAGGGCGCCACCATGGAGTGGGTCGACGGCAACATCGGCTCCAAGGTCACCATGAAGTACCCGGCCGTCTACTTGATGGGCGAGCACGCCAAGGGCGAGACCCTGTCCATCGCCTTCGCGGGCGAGGGCCAGCACCAGGACGCCGGCGCCAAGATGGTCCACATGGCTCCGAACACCTCCTCCAACATCGTCTCCAAGTCGGTGGCGCGAGGCGGCGGCCGCACCTCCTACCGCGGTCTCATCGAGATCGGCGAGGGTGCCCCGGGCGCCAAGTCCAACGTGCTCTGCGACGCGCTGCTCGTCGACACGATCTCCCGCTCGGACACGTACCCCTACGTGGACGTGCGCGAGGACGACGTCTCCATGGGCCACGAGGCCACCGTCTCCAAGGTCTCCGAGGACCAGCTCTTCTACCTGATGAGCCGCGGCCTCACCGAGTTCGAGGCCATGGCGATGATCGTCCGCGGCTTCGTCGAGCCCATCGCCAAGGAACTCCCGATGGAGTACGCCCTGGAGCTCAACCGGCTGATCGAGCTGCAGATGGAGGGCTCGGTGGGCTGA
- a CDS encoding cysteine desulfurase, which yields MTSAHQGLSGLLDTEAIRKDFPLLDRVVHDGKKIVYLDSAATSQKPRQVLDALNTYYERHNANVHRGVYTVAEEATALYEGARDKVAAFINAPSRDEVIFTKNASESLNLVANMLGWADEPYRVDHETEIAITEMEHHSNIVPWQLLSQRTGAKLKWFGLTDDGRLDLSNIEEVITEKTKIVSFTLVSNLLGTVNPVETIIRRAQEVGALVCIDASQAAPHMVLDVQALQADFVAFTGHKMCGPTGIGVLWGRQELLEDLPPFLGGGEMIETVSMHSSTYAPAPHKFEAGTPPIAQAVGLGAAVDYLSAIGMENIARHEHAITEYAVRRLQEVPDLRIIGPTTAEDRGAAISFTLGDIHPHDVGQVLDEEGIAVRVGHHCARPVCLRYGIPATTRASFYLYSTPAEVDALVAGLEHVRNFFG from the coding sequence GTGACATCTGCCCACCAGGGGCTCTCCGGCCTCCTCGACACCGAGGCGATCCGCAAGGACTTCCCGCTCCTGGATCGCGTGGTCCACGACGGCAAGAAGATCGTGTACCTCGACTCCGCGGCGACTTCGCAGAAGCCGCGGCAGGTCCTCGACGCGCTCAACACGTACTACGAGCGTCACAACGCCAACGTCCACCGCGGCGTGTACACGGTCGCCGAGGAGGCGACGGCGCTGTACGAAGGCGCCCGTGACAAGGTCGCGGCCTTCATCAACGCCCCGAGCCGCGACGAGGTGATCTTCACCAAGAACGCCTCGGAGTCGCTCAACCTGGTGGCCAACATGCTGGGCTGGGCCGACGAGCCCTACCGCGTGGACCACGAGACCGAGATCGCCATCACGGAGATGGAGCACCACTCCAACATCGTGCCGTGGCAGCTTCTCTCGCAGCGCACCGGCGCGAAGCTGAAGTGGTTCGGTCTCACCGACGACGGCCGTCTCGACCTCTCGAACATCGAAGAGGTCATCACCGAGAAGACCAAGATCGTCTCGTTCACGCTGGTCTCGAACCTGCTGGGCACGGTCAATCCGGTCGAGACGATCATCCGTCGCGCCCAGGAGGTCGGTGCGCTCGTCTGCATCGACGCCTCCCAGGCGGCCCCGCACATGGTCCTGGACGTGCAGGCGCTCCAGGCCGACTTCGTGGCCTTCACCGGCCACAAGATGTGCGGCCCGACGGGCATCGGCGTGCTGTGGGGACGGCAGGAGCTCCTGGAGGACCTGCCGCCCTTCCTCGGCGGCGGCGAGATGATCGAGACCGTCTCGATGCACTCCTCGACGTACGCGCCGGCCCCGCACAAGTTCGAGGCGGGTACGCCCCCGATCGCCCAGGCCGTCGGCCTCGGCGCGGCCGTGGACTACCTCTCGGCGATCGGCATGGAGAACATCGCGCGCCACGAGCACGCGATCACCGAGTACGCTGTCCGGCGCCTCCAGGAGGTCCCGGACCTGCGGATCATCGGCCCCACCACGGCCGAGGACCGCGGCGCGGCGATCTCCTTCACGCTCGGCGACATCCACCCGCACGACGTGGGCCAGGTCCTCGACGAGGAGGGCATCGCGGTCCGGGTCGGCCACCACTGCGCGCGGCCGGTCTGCCTGCGGTACGGAATTCCTGCGACCACGCGGGCGTCGTTCTATCTGTACTCCACCCCGGCCGAGGTCGACGCCCTGGTCGCGGGCCTCGAGCACGTACGGAACTTCTTCGGGTAG
- the sufU gene encoding Fe-S cluster assembly sulfur transfer protein SufU produces MKLDSMYQDVILDHYKHPHGRGLRDGDAEVHHVNPTCGDEITLRVKYDGSRIEDVSYEGQGCSISQASASVLNELLVGKELAEAQKIQGTFLELMQSKGQIEPDDAMEEVLEDAVAFAGVSKYPARVKCALLSWMAWKDATAQALGDAAERKSA; encoded by the coding sequence GTGAAGCTGGATTCGATGTACCAGGACGTCATCCTGGACCACTACAAGCACCCCCACGGGCGCGGTCTTCGGGACGGCGACGCCGAGGTGCACCACGTCAACCCGACGTGCGGCGACGAGATCACGCTCCGCGTGAAGTACGACGGCTCGCGCATCGAGGACGTGTCGTACGAGGGCCAGGGCTGCTCCATCAGCCAGGCCTCGGCGTCCGTCCTCAACGAGCTGCTCGTGGGCAAGGAGCTGGCGGAGGCGCAGAAGATCCAGGGCACCTTCCTGGAGCTGATGCAGTCCAAGGGCCAGATCGAGCCCGACGACGCGATGGAGGAGGTCCTGGAGGACGCGGTCGCGTTCGCCGGAGTCTCCAAGTACCCGGCCCGTGTGAAGTGTGCGCTGCTCAGCTGGATGGCGTGGAAGGACGCGACCGCCCAGGCCCTGGGCGACGCGGCGGAGAGGAAGTCGGCATGA
- a CDS encoding ABC transporter ATP-binding protein gives MRNESVGSAVQVRGLVKRYGNKTAVDGLDLDVRSGTVTAVLGPNGAGKTTTIETCEGYRKPDAGTVRVLGLDPVADAAALRPRIGVMLQSGGVYSGARADEMLRHMARLHAHPLDVDALIERLGLGSCGRTTYRRLSGGQQQRLALAMAVVGRPELVFLDEPTAGLDPQARRATWDLVRELRADGVTVVLTTHFMQEAEELADDVAIVDAGRVAAQGSPEQLCRGGAENTLRFTGRAGLDLGSLLKALPDGTAAAEPLPGTYRISGTVDPQLLATVTSWCAQHGVMPDGISVERHTLEDVFLELTGKELRS, from the coding sequence ATGCGAAACGAGTCCGTCGGGTCCGCCGTCCAGGTCCGTGGCCTGGTCAAGCGGTACGGCAACAAGACCGCCGTCGACGGCCTCGACCTCGACGTGCGGTCCGGCACCGTGACCGCCGTCCTCGGCCCCAACGGGGCCGGCAAGACCACCACCATCGAGACCTGCGAGGGCTACCGGAAGCCCGACGCCGGCACCGTGCGCGTCCTCGGCCTCGACCCGGTCGCCGACGCGGCCGCCCTGCGCCCCCGCATCGGCGTCATGCTCCAGTCGGGCGGCGTCTACTCCGGCGCCCGCGCCGACGAGATGCTCCGCCACATGGCGAGACTGCACGCCCACCCGCTGGACGTGGACGCGCTGATCGAGAGGCTGGGCCTCGGCTCCTGCGGCCGCACCACCTACCGGCGGCTCTCCGGCGGCCAGCAGCAGCGCCTCGCGCTCGCCATGGCCGTCGTCGGCCGCCCCGAGCTCGTCTTCCTCGACGAGCCGACCGCCGGACTCGACCCGCAGGCCCGCCGCGCCACCTGGGACCTCGTGCGCGAGCTGCGCGCCGACGGGGTGACCGTGGTCCTCACCACCCACTTCATGCAGGAGGCGGAGGAGCTCGCCGACGACGTCGCCATCGTCGACGCCGGCCGGGTCGCCGCCCAGGGCAGCCCCGAGCAGCTGTGCCGGGGCGGCGCCGAGAACACCCTCCGCTTCACCGGACGCGCCGGACTCGACCTGGGCTCCCTGCTCAAGGCGCTGCCCGACGGCACGGCCGCGGCGGAGCCGCTCCCGGGCACGTACCGGATCTCCGGCACCGTCGACCCGCAGCTGCTGGCCACGGTCACCAGCTGGTGCGCCCAGCACGGCGTCATGCCCGACGGCATCTCCGTCGAGCGCCACACTCTCGAGGACGTCTTCCTCGAACTGACGGGCAAGGAACTGCGGTCGTGA
- a CDS encoding bifunctional 3-phenylpropionate/cinnamic acid dioxygenase ferredoxin subunit, producing the protein MAFVRVCALSELEADTPKRVEVDGTPVSVVHTEGEVFAINDICSHANVSLSEGEVEDCAIECWLHGSSFDLRTGKPSGLPATRPVPVYPVKIEGDDVLVSVTQES; encoded by the coding sequence ATGGCCTTCGTCCGAGTCTGCGCGCTGAGCGAGCTGGAGGCCGACACCCCGAAGCGGGTCGAGGTCGACGGCACGCCGGTGTCGGTCGTGCACACCGAGGGCGAGGTGTTCGCGATCAACGACATCTGCTCGCACGCGAACGTCTCCCTCTCGGAGGGCGAGGTCGAGGACTGTGCCATCGAGTGCTGGCTGCACGGGTCGAGCTTCGACCTCCGCACCGGCAAGCCCTCCGGCCTTCCCGCGACGCGCCCCGTCCCCGTATACCCCGTAAAGATCGAAGGGGACGATGTGCTCGTCTCCGTCACCCAGGAGTCCTGA
- a CDS encoding metal-sulfur cluster assembly factor has product MTENAEATMKPASEEEVREALYDVVDPELGIDVVNLGLIYGIHIDESNIATLDMTLTSAACPLTDVIEDQAKSATDGIVSELKINWVWMPPWGPDKITDDGREQLRALGFNV; this is encoded by the coding sequence ATGACCGAGAACGCCGAGGCCACGATGAAGCCGGCCTCCGAGGAAGAAGTCCGTGAGGCGCTGTACGACGTCGTCGACCCCGAGCTGGGCATCGACGTCGTCAACCTGGGCCTGATCTACGGCATCCACATCGACGAGTCGAACATCGCGACGCTGGACATGACCCTGACGTCGGCGGCCTGTCCGCTGACCGATGTGATCGAGGACCAGGCGAAGTCCGCGACGGACGGCATCGTCAGCGAACTGAAGATCAACTGGGTCTGGATGCCCCCGTGGGGCCCGGACAAGATCACGGACGACGGTCGCGAGCAGCTGCGCGCGCTCGGCTTCAACGTCTGA
- a CDS encoding metalloregulator ArsR/SmtB family transcription factor — translation MKNVGAAPVEELATRERSTRNRVARSILDHGPSTVADLAGRLRLTQAAVRRHLDSLVAENVVEAREQRVYGARSRGRPAKVFALTDCGRDAFDQSYDSLAVEALRWIERNAGGEAAVAAFARDRIEAQADAYREAVEAAEPAQRTEALAKALTADGYAATARNAPVGEQLCQHHCPVAHVAEQYPQLCEAETEFFSRLLGTHVQRLATIAHGDGVCTTFIPHSAPQTNESASASTAGRNPA, via the coding sequence GTGAAAAACGTTGGCGCGGCTCCGGTGGAGGAACTCGCGACCCGAGAGCGTTCGACGCGCAACCGGGTCGCGCGGTCGATCCTGGACCACGGGCCGTCGACCGTCGCCGATCTGGCCGGCCGGCTCCGCCTCACCCAGGCGGCCGTCCGCCGCCACCTCGACTCGCTGGTCGCCGAGAACGTCGTCGAGGCACGCGAGCAGCGCGTCTACGGCGCGCGTTCCCGCGGCCGCCCCGCGAAGGTCTTCGCGCTCACCGACTGCGGCCGGGACGCCTTCGACCAGTCGTACGACTCGCTCGCGGTCGAGGCGCTCCGGTGGATCGAGCGCAACGCCGGCGGGGAAGCGGCCGTGGCCGCCTTCGCCCGCGACCGGATCGAGGCCCAGGCGGACGCGTACCGCGAGGCCGTCGAGGCGGCGGAGCCCGCGCAGCGCACCGAGGCGCTCGCCAAGGCCCTGACCGCGGACGGGTACGCTGCCACTGCGCGGAACGCGCCGGTCGGCGAGCAGCTCTGCCAGCACCACTGCCCGGTCGCCCACGTCGCCGAGCAGTACCCACAGCTGTGCGAGGCGGAGACGGAGTTCTTCTCCCGCCTCCTGGGAACGCACGTCCAGCGTCTGGCCACCATCGCGCATGGTGACGGCGTCTGCACCACGTTCATCCCGCACAGCGCCCCACAGACCAACGAATCAGCATCCGCAAGCACGGCCGGGAGGAACCCCGCATGA
- a CDS encoding ABC transporter permease → MSTGTYAPKPGAAPVGRMIAAQTALETRMLLRNGEQLLLTVIIPSLLLVLFSTVDIIATGADKAVDFLAPGILALAVLSTAFTGQAIATGFERRYGVLKRLGASPLPRWALMTAKTLAVLVTEVLQIVLLTAIALGLGWSPHGNPLSVLLLLVLGTAAFSGLGLLMAGTLKAEATLAAANLVFLLLLVGGGVIVPLDKFPDAARSVLELLPISALSDGLRAVLQDGAALPWGDALTLAVWAVLGLGAAAKFFRWE, encoded by the coding sequence GTGAGCACTGGTACGTACGCCCCGAAGCCGGGCGCCGCCCCCGTCGGCCGGATGATCGCGGCGCAGACGGCGCTGGAGACCCGGATGCTGCTGCGCAACGGCGAGCAGCTCCTGCTCACCGTGATCATCCCGTCGCTGCTCCTCGTGCTCTTCTCCACGGTCGACATCATCGCCACCGGCGCCGACAAGGCCGTCGACTTCCTCGCCCCCGGCATCCTCGCCCTCGCCGTCCTCTCGACCGCGTTCACCGGCCAGGCCATCGCGACCGGTTTCGAGCGGCGGTACGGGGTGCTCAAGCGCCTCGGCGCCTCACCGCTCCCCCGCTGGGCGCTGATGACCGCCAAGACGCTCGCCGTGCTGGTCACCGAGGTCCTCCAGATCGTCCTCCTGACGGCGATCGCCCTGGGCCTCGGCTGGTCCCCGCACGGCAACCCCCTGTCCGTGCTCCTCCTCCTGGTGCTCGGCACGGCCGCGTTCTCCGGCCTCGGCCTGCTGATGGCGGGCACGCTGAAGGCGGAGGCCACCCTGGCCGCCGCCAACCTGGTCTTCCTGCTGCTCCTGGTCGGCGGCGGGGTCATCGTCCCGCTGGACAAGTTCCCGGACGCCGCCCGCTCGGTCCTGGAGCTGCTCCCGATCTCCGCCCTCTCGGACGGCCTGCGCGCCGTCCTCCAGGACGGTGCGGCCCTGCCCTGGGGCGACGCGCTGACCCTCGCGGTCTGGGCCGTCCTCGGCCTCGGCGCGGCGGCGAAGTTCTTCCGCTGGGAGTGA
- the sufC gene encoding Fe-S cluster assembly ATPase SufC produces MATLEIRNLHVSVEAENGPREILKGVDLTIKQGETHAVMGPNGSGKSTLAYSLAGHPKYTITGGTVTLDGEDVLEMSVDERARAGVFLAMQYPVEVPGVSVSNFLRTSATAIRGEAPKLRTWVKEVKSAMEQLQMDPAFAERNVNEGFSGGEKKRHEILQLELLKPKIAILDETDSGLDVDALRQVSEGVNRVRETGEVGTLLITHYTRILRYIKPDFVHVFSEGRIVESGGAELADKLENEGYEAYSTKGGASA; encoded by the coding sequence ATGGCAACGCTTGAAATCCGCAACCTGCACGTCTCCGTCGAGGCCGAGAACGGCCCCCGCGAGATCCTCAAGGGTGTCGACCTGACCATCAAGCAGGGCGAGACCCACGCCGTCATGGGCCCCAACGGCTCCGGCAAGTCGACCCTGGCGTACTCGCTCGCCGGCCACCCGAAGTACACGATCACCGGCGGCACCGTCACCCTCGACGGTGAGGACGTCCTGGAGATGTCGGTCGACGAGCGCGCCCGCGCCGGTGTCTTCCTGGCCATGCAGTACCCGGTCGAGGTCCCCGGTGTCTCGGTCTCCAACTTCCTGCGGACCTCCGCCACCGCCATCCGCGGCGAGGCCCCCAAGCTGCGCACCTGGGTGAAGGAGGTCAAGTCCGCGATGGAGCAGCTCCAGATGGACCCGGCCTTCGCCGAGCGCAACGTCAACGAGGGCTTCTCCGGCGGTGAGAAGAAGCGCCACGAGATCCTCCAGCTGGAGCTCCTCAAGCCGAAGATCGCGATCCTCGACGAGACCGACTCCGGCCTGGACGTCGACGCGCTGCGCCAGGTCTCCGAGGGCGTCAACCGCGTCCGCGAGACCGGCGAGGTCGGCACCCTGCTGATCACGCACTACACGCGCATCCTGCGCTACATCAAGCCCGACTTCGTCCACGTCTTCTCCGAGGGCCGCATCGTCGAGTCCGGCGGCGCCGAGCTCGCCGACAAACTGGAGAACGAGGGTTACGAGGCCTACAGCACGAAGGGTGGCGCATCCGCGTGA